The Daucus carota subsp. sativus chromosome 2, DH1 v3.0, whole genome shotgun sequence genome includes a window with the following:
- the LOC108206311 gene encoding BTB/POZ domain-containing protein At1g30440 isoform X1 — protein MSSMKLGSKANAFQKKGQAWFCTTGLPSDIIVEVGSMSFHLHKFPLLSRSGVMEKLIAEASGEEEDGCVINLPDILGGAKTFELVAKFCYGVKIELNAANVVYLQIAAEQLEMTEDYGEGNLVSQTELYLEKVVLQNWQDSLRALQECNGVLPHAEVLSTTTRLIESLALKASMDPSLFGRPVVEDGRPLQSPGGSVLWNGINTGAKLKNASSDWWYEDISNLSLPLYKRFISAMESRGIKQEIIGGSLTSYAKKYLPGLNRRQITDDSNSHIGSVSSGTILSEEDQKLLLEELDHLFPTQKGLISTKILFGLLRTAMILRARPTCISNLERRIGMQLDQATLEDLLMPNFSYTMETLYNVECVHRILEHFLAMDQARGGASPGSVDDVHLIGSPSLIPITVVAKLIDGYLAEVAPDNNLKLPKFKALAAAVPDYARPLDDGLYRAIDIYLKAHSWLADADKEELCMLIDCQKLSLEACTHAALNERLPLRIIVQVLFFEQLQLRTSVASSYLVTDNFDGSQQLGSGLLASSDGGWDTAVRENQVLKVGMDSMRMHVSELEKECSNMRHQIERLSMGKGTSTWGSLSKKLGLKMKSQMCSAEEGAISKQKHKVDKTKDRHAKYNKTNH, from the exons ATGTCTTCTATGAAGTTGGGGTCTAAAGCAAATGCATTTCAAAAAAAAGGCCAGGCTTG GTTTTGCACAACTGGCCTTCCAAGTGATATCATTGTAGAAGTTGGCAGCATGTCCTTTCATCTTCACAAG TTTCCCCTGCTTTCCAGAAGTGGGGTGATGGAGAAGTTAATCGCTGAAGCTtctggagaagaagaagatggcTGTGTCATTAACCTCCCTGACATCCTTGGTGGAGCAAAAACTTTTGAACTTGTTGCCAAGTTCTGTTATGGAGTGAAAATTGAACTTAATGCAGCAAACGTAGTCTACCTCCAAATTGCTGCGGAGCAACTTGAAATGACTGAAGATTATGGGGAAGGCAATCTAGTTTCACAAACTGAATTATATTTAGAGAAGGTGGTCTTACAGAATTGGCAAGACTCGTTAAGAGCATTACAAGAGTGTAATGGTGTTCTCCCACATGCTGAAGTACTTTCTACTACCACGCGTTTAATTGAATCATTGGCACTTAAAGCAAGTATGGACCCAAGTCTGTTTGGTAGGCCTGTTGTGGAAGATGGTCGACCCTTGCAGAGTCCTGGTGGAAGTGTCTTATGGAATGGGATAAACACAGGGGCAAAGTTAAAAAATGCAAGTTCAGATTGGTGGTATGAAGATATATCAAATTTAAGTTTACCTCTATACAAGAGGTTTATTTCTGCAATGGAGTCTCGTGGCATCAAGCAGGAGATAATAGGGGGATCACTCACTTCCTATGCGAAGAAGTACCTGCCTGGGCTTAATCGGCGTCAGATCACTGATGATTCTAACAGCCATATTGGATCTGTAAGTTCAGGAACTATACTATCTGAAGAAGATCAAAAGCTATTGCTTGAGGAGCTTGATCATTTATTCCCTACGCAGAAGGGATTGATCTCAACCAAAATCCTCTTTGGTTTACTTCGAACTGCCATGATTCTTCGGGCCAGACCCACTTGCATATCAAACTTGGAACGAAGAATAGGGATGCAGCTTGATCAGGCGACACTGGAAGATCTTTTAATGCCCAACTTCTCTTATACCATGGAGACTTTGTATAATGTTGAGTGTGTGCACAGAATTCTTGAGCACTTCTTGGCAATGGATCAGGCTAGAGGTGGAGCATCCCCTGGTTCAGTTGATGATGTTCACTTGATTGGTAGTCCATCACTGATACCGATCACAGTTGTAGCGAAGCTCATTGACGGATACCTGGCAGAGGTTGCCCCTGACAATAATTTGAAGCTCCCGAAGTTTAAGGCTCTTGCTGCTGCAGTTCCTGATTATGCCAGGCCTTTGGATGATGGTCTTTATCGGGCAATTGACATTTATCTGAAG GCGCACTCATGGCTGGCAGACGCTGATAAAGAAGAATTATGCATGCTTATTGACTGCCAGAAACTCTCATTAGAAGCTTGCACACATGCTGCCCTAAACGAGAGGTTGCCACTAAGAATCATAGTCCAAGTCCTCTTCTTTGAGCAACTCCAACTTAGGACTTCTGTAGCTAGTAGCTATCTCGTCACCGACAACTTTGATGGGTCCCAACAGTTAGGAAGCGGTCTGCTTGCATCTAGCGACGGAGGTTGGGACACAGCTGTGAGAGAGAATCAAGTTTTAAAAGTTGGAATGGACAGTATGAGGATGCACGTTTCTGAGCTCGAGAAAGAGTGTTCGAACATGAGGCACCAAATTGAGAGATTAAGCATGGGTAAGGGAACTAGCACCTGGGGAAGCCTATCAAAGAAGTTGGGCTTGAAGATGAAGTCTCAGATGTGCAGTGCTGAAGAGGGAGCTATTAGCAAACAGAAACATAAGGTTGACAAGACCAAAGACAGGCATGCAAAGTACAACAAAACCAATCATtag
- the LOC108206311 gene encoding BTB/POZ domain-containing protein At1g30440 isoform X2 codes for MEKLIAEASGEEEDGCVINLPDILGGAKTFELVAKFCYGVKIELNAANVVYLQIAAEQLEMTEDYGEGNLVSQTELYLEKVVLQNWQDSLRALQECNGVLPHAEVLSTTTRLIESLALKASMDPSLFGRPVVEDGRPLQSPGGSVLWNGINTGAKLKNASSDWWYEDISNLSLPLYKRFISAMESRGIKQEIIGGSLTSYAKKYLPGLNRRQITDDSNSHIGSVSSGTILSEEDQKLLLEELDHLFPTQKGLISTKILFGLLRTAMILRARPTCISNLERRIGMQLDQATLEDLLMPNFSYTMETLYNVECVHRILEHFLAMDQARGGASPGSVDDVHLIGSPSLIPITVVAKLIDGYLAEVAPDNNLKLPKFKALAAAVPDYARPLDDGLYRAIDIYLKAHSWLADADKEELCMLIDCQKLSLEACTHAALNERLPLRIIVQVLFFEQLQLRTSVASSYLVTDNFDGSQQLGSGLLASSDGGWDTAVRENQVLKVGMDSMRMHVSELEKECSNMRHQIERLSMGKGTSTWGSLSKKLGLKMKSQMCSAEEGAISKQKHKVDKTKDRHAKYNKTNH; via the exons ATGGAGAAGTTAATCGCTGAAGCTtctggagaagaagaagatggcTGTGTCATTAACCTCCCTGACATCCTTGGTGGAGCAAAAACTTTTGAACTTGTTGCCAAGTTCTGTTATGGAGTGAAAATTGAACTTAATGCAGCAAACGTAGTCTACCTCCAAATTGCTGCGGAGCAACTTGAAATGACTGAAGATTATGGGGAAGGCAATCTAGTTTCACAAACTGAATTATATTTAGAGAAGGTGGTCTTACAGAATTGGCAAGACTCGTTAAGAGCATTACAAGAGTGTAATGGTGTTCTCCCACATGCTGAAGTACTTTCTACTACCACGCGTTTAATTGAATCATTGGCACTTAAAGCAAGTATGGACCCAAGTCTGTTTGGTAGGCCTGTTGTGGAAGATGGTCGACCCTTGCAGAGTCCTGGTGGAAGTGTCTTATGGAATGGGATAAACACAGGGGCAAAGTTAAAAAATGCAAGTTCAGATTGGTGGTATGAAGATATATCAAATTTAAGTTTACCTCTATACAAGAGGTTTATTTCTGCAATGGAGTCTCGTGGCATCAAGCAGGAGATAATAGGGGGATCACTCACTTCCTATGCGAAGAAGTACCTGCCTGGGCTTAATCGGCGTCAGATCACTGATGATTCTAACAGCCATATTGGATCTGTAAGTTCAGGAACTATACTATCTGAAGAAGATCAAAAGCTATTGCTTGAGGAGCTTGATCATTTATTCCCTACGCAGAAGGGATTGATCTCAACCAAAATCCTCTTTGGTTTACTTCGAACTGCCATGATTCTTCGGGCCAGACCCACTTGCATATCAAACTTGGAACGAAGAATAGGGATGCAGCTTGATCAGGCGACACTGGAAGATCTTTTAATGCCCAACTTCTCTTATACCATGGAGACTTTGTATAATGTTGAGTGTGTGCACAGAATTCTTGAGCACTTCTTGGCAATGGATCAGGCTAGAGGTGGAGCATCCCCTGGTTCAGTTGATGATGTTCACTTGATTGGTAGTCCATCACTGATACCGATCACAGTTGTAGCGAAGCTCATTGACGGATACCTGGCAGAGGTTGCCCCTGACAATAATTTGAAGCTCCCGAAGTTTAAGGCTCTTGCTGCTGCAGTTCCTGATTATGCCAGGCCTTTGGATGATGGTCTTTATCGGGCAATTGACATTTATCTGAAG GCGCACTCATGGCTGGCAGACGCTGATAAAGAAGAATTATGCATGCTTATTGACTGCCAGAAACTCTCATTAGAAGCTTGCACACATGCTGCCCTAAACGAGAGGTTGCCACTAAGAATCATAGTCCAAGTCCTCTTCTTTGAGCAACTCCAACTTAGGACTTCTGTAGCTAGTAGCTATCTCGTCACCGACAACTTTGATGGGTCCCAACAGTTAGGAAGCGGTCTGCTTGCATCTAGCGACGGAGGTTGGGACACAGCTGTGAGAGAGAATCAAGTTTTAAAAGTTGGAATGGACAGTATGAGGATGCACGTTTCTGAGCTCGAGAAAGAGTGTTCGAACATGAGGCACCAAATTGAGAGATTAAGCATGGGTAAGGGAACTAGCACCTGGGGAAGCCTATCAAAGAAGTTGGGCTTGAAGATGAAGTCTCAGATGTGCAGTGCTGAAGAGGGAGCTATTAGCAAACAGAAACATAAGGTTGACAAGACCAAAGACAGGCATGCAAAGTACAACAAAACCAATCATtag